The proteins below come from a single Thermodesulfobacteriota bacterium genomic window:
- a CDS encoding tyrosine-type recombinase/integrase produces MRTNAMEMEGRGVRSDSLVEPLRSLESVQAVKALLADRPRDLLLFTLGINNGLRAGDLLRATVNRVRDARPGSTVPVPEKQTGALVPLWIPPEAWETLQRHLELLAPPPPPTDMYLFATERGWTPLTLERLEELVAQWTRGAAIPGRFGAHTLRKTFGYLQRTVYGVGFDVLARYYHHASPQVTMRYLGLPPEAPAAARLTPL; encoded by the coding sequence GTGCGCACAAACGCAATGGAGATGGAAGGCCGGGGCGTGAGGTCCGACTCGCTGGTGGAGCCCCTGCGCTCCCTGGAGTCGGTGCAGGCGGTCAAGGCGCTGCTCGCCGACCGCCCGCGGGACCTGCTGCTCTTCACCCTGGGCATCAACAACGGCTTGCGGGCCGGAGACCTGCTGCGGGCCACCGTGAACCGCGTGCGGGACGCCCGGCCCGGCTCCACGGTCCCGGTGCCCGAGAAACAGACGGGCGCCCTCGTGCCCCTGTGGATTCCGCCGGAGGCCTGGGAGACCCTGCAGCGGCACCTGGAGCTGCTGGCCCCCCCGCCCCCCCCGACCGACATGTACCTCTTCGCCACCGAGCGGGGCTGGACGCCCCTGACCCTGGAGCGGCTCGAGGAGCTGGTGGCCCAGTGGACCCGCGGGGCGGCAATTCCCGGGCGCTTCGGCGCCCACACCCTGCGCAAGACCTTCGGCTACCTCCAGCGCACCGTCTACGGTGTCGGGTTCGACGTGCTGGCCCGCTACTACCACCACGCTTCGCCCCAGGTCACCATGCGCTACCTGGGGCTGCCCCCCGAAGCGCCCGCGGCCGCGCGCCTCACCCCGCTCTGA